One genomic region from Diabrotica undecimpunctata isolate CICGRU chromosome 9, icDiaUnde3, whole genome shotgun sequence encodes:
- the LOC140449921 gene encoding uncharacterized protein, whose translation MMSARAKKLLELAVKENETKNLLRSQQQDIMQSIPVQSVCPVPTPDSTHGAVKENETKGSQQQDIMQSIPGPSGYRVPTPDSTLGDFSSDDDVMDRSRIPNSVQDADQLSSSSDDSTYTRNTVTSSVTAKTQGNVRVKRKRGIGMVQRKLRKERYEKIRKGEEYTNQSRKKILSKPVGVLQKYRLKCKTKFTDAQLGSIFTDYRSLQTRDMQRLHLSHHILLSKPVRVKTENTKQKRDISVQYGIEIDGRREKVCQQCFRTVYGENRTFIYGIIEKKKKTPTGIMGRDERGRHEPKIKHSTAAVAYVHNHIASFPAYESHCSRSHTTKQYLDTGLNLQKIFSLYLEQHEKDHVSTKAVSLSSYSNIFKSLHLKFKKSHNDTCSTCDKFVTKIKITTNDIEKNRLHEEHVSHQQKAKFHYECKSLDKQHAKSSNNTTIVAICDLQQCLATPFLNTGVSILQTKIMDF comes from the exons ATGATGAGTGCTCGAGCAAAAAAATTGTTGGAGTTAGCAGTAAAGGAAAATGAAACAAAG aaTTTACTACGTTCCCAACAACAGGATATTATGCAATCGATTCCTGTTCAATCAGTCTGCCCAGTTCCTACTCCCGACTCAACACATGGAGCAGTAAAGGAAAATGAAACAAAG gGTTCCCAACAACAGGATATCATGCAATCCATTCCTGGTCCATCAGGCTACCGAGTGCCTACGCCCGACTCAACACTTGGAGATTTTTCATCTGATGATGACGTCATGGATCGAAGTAGGATCCCTAATTCTGTACAAGATGCTGATCAGTTGTCATCTTCATCTGATGATTCTACATATACTAGAAATACAGTTACTTCTTCGGTGACGGCAAAAACGCAAGGTAATGTTAGGGTTAAAAGAAAGCGTGGTATTGGCATGGTGCAGAGAAAACTACGCAAGGAAAGATATGAAAAAATTAGAAAGGGAGAAGAATATACAAACCAATCCAGAAAGAAAATATTAAGTAAGCCTGTAGGTGTACTACAAAAATACAGATTAAAATGTAAAACTAAATTTACGGATGCACAATTAGGAAGTATTTTTACCGACTATCGTTCACTACAAACACGGGATATGCAACGTCTACATCTCAGTCATCACATATTATTATCAAAACCAGTTAGAGTTAAAACTGAAAATACAAAACAGAAAAGAGACATATCTGTACAGTATGGTATAGAAATTGACGGAAGACGAGAGAAAGTATGTCAACAATGTTTTCGTACCGTATATGGCGAGAATCGTACTTTCATATATGGAATTATTGAGAAGAAAAAAAAGACACCCACGGGGATAATGGGAAGAGACGAAAGAGGCAGACATGAACCAAAAATTAAACATTCAACTGCAGCAGTAGCTTATGTTCATAATCACATTGCCAGTTTCCCAGCATATGAAAGTCATTGTTCCAGAAGTCACACAACAAAGCAATACCTGGATACTGgcttaaatttacaaaaaatattttccttATATTTAGAACAGCATGAAAAAGACCATGTTAGTACAAAAGCAGTTAGTCTTTCTAGTTatagtaatatttttaaaagcctacatttaaaatttaaaaaatcgcaCAATGATACGTGTTCTACTTGTGACAAgtttgttacaaaaataaaaattacaactaatgatatCGAAAAAAATCGCTTGCACGAAGAACATGTCTCTCATCAACAAAAAGCAAAGTTTCATTATGAATGTAAATCATTAGACAAACAGCATGCAAAATCCTCAAATAACACGACCATTGTAGCAATTTGCGATTTACAACAATGCCTAGCAACACCATTTTTAAATACAGGTGTTAGCATTTTACAAACGAAAATTATGGACTTTTAA